In Metarhizium brunneum chromosome 3, complete sequence, a genomic segment contains:
- the OPT2_0 gene encoding Oligopeptide transporter 2, whose product MAEEEKAAVQTHTSLPSGDAEKNPGVSSTLDYGSQIPPELLETLAPNGEADFILEKINSMPEEEALAIVAESLAFHADDWNFPSDMRERMSRLLRLGPKGYGEFYGRDLRVDAVMMKWSSPYPGVRAVASPLDDPEVPIETARAYFLGIGWAVIGTFMSTFFNSRFPGISLSNSVIQILLFPCGKALEAVLPDWGPTVFRTRHSLNPGPWTFKEQMFATITFNIAIYTTNSYGMILVQRSPVYYGLDFVDFGYQLMLTLFVQLMGMGLAGYLRRFSVYPVKALWPTLMPVIAMNRALTKPEARENIDGWTISRYRFFLVAAASMFVYYWLPGYLFTALSQFNWMTWIAPDNFKLAVLTGSNMGLGLFNPVTTLDWNVATSSYAALAQPFFSTCTMYVGSLLGGFVILAIFYSNMYDTGYLPINSSSAFANDGKPYAVQKIVAGNRLDLDKYQAYSPPFYSAGYVLTVGANFAFYPVYFLYIMVNQWKTIGKAYVDFYKGLRHGKGNYEDAMDVHNRQMARYSEVPDWWFLVIFVGAIVVSVVWADIYPVDVPVWLVFLVIAVNLVFAVPLSFLSATTGTNLGLGSLIQIITGFLLPNNPNAFLFGQTLGSWALAGYGDNYVQDQKMAHYCKIAPRAVFRSQIGTIVITCFVAVATQNFILNNVEGLCTPDQPSRFTCAGDGAPLYANSLMWGLLGSERMFNSVYPLFKWCFLIGAVVAVVFLAGQGLGPKYLPGVRERIRSRMSPARFRRLDRTLFRFVASLMWLNPVLIIQGIQHWAPSNMAYKTPGFILSYIFMYWLPRHRLAWWSKYNYVLSAALTAGLAVSALIMFFAVGYHPKSLKWWGNTVSTDGIDGQQVGWLPIPERGYFGPEKGHFP is encoded by the exons cgccatcgtcgccgaGTCGCTGGCCTTCCACGCCGACGACTGGAACTTCCCGTCCGACATGAGGGAGCGCATGAGCCGCCTGCTGCGCCTGGGGCCCAAGGGCTACGGCGAGTTCTACGGCCGCGACCTGcgcgtcgacgccgtcatgaTGAAGTGGTCCAGCCCGTATCCCGGCGTGCGCGCCGTCGCGAGCCCCCTCGACGACCCCGAGGTGCCTATtgagacggcgagggcgtaCTTTCTGGGCATTGGGTGGGCCGTCATTGGGACCTTTATGTCGACGTTTTTCAACAGTCGCTTTCCGGGCATCA GCCTCAGCAACTCCGTCATCCAGATCCTGCTCTTCCCCTGCGgcaaggccctcgaggcgGTGCTGCCGGACTGGGGCCCGACCGTGTTCCGGACGCGGCACTCGCTCAACCCGGGCCCGTGGACGTTCAAGGAGCAAATGTTCGCCACCATCACCTTCAACATCGCCATCTACACGACCAACAGCTACGGCATGATCCTGGTGCAGCGGTCGCCCGTCTACTACGGGCTCGACTTCGTCGACTTTGGCTACCAGCTCATGCTGACGCTCTTCGTGCAGCTCATGGGCATGGGGCTGGCCGGCTACCTGCGCCGCTTCTCCGTGTATCCCGTCAAGGCGCTGTGGCCGACGCTCATgcccgtcatcgccatgaACCGCGCCCTCACCAAGCCCGAGGCGCGCGAGAACATCGACGGCTGGACCATCTCGCGCTaccgcttcttcctcgtcgccgccgcctccatgtTCGTCTACTACTGGCTGCCGGGCTACCTCTTCACGGCGCTCTCGCAGTTCAACTGGATGACGTGGATCGCCCCGGACAACTTCAAGCTCGCCGTGCTGACGGGCTCCAACATGGGCCTGGGCCTGTTCAACCCCGTCACCACGCTCGACTGGAACGTCGCCACCTCGTCGTACGCCGCGCTCGCCcagcccttcttctccacgTGCACCATGTACGTCGGCAGCCTGCTCGGcggcttcgtcatcctcgccatcttctACTCCAACATGTACGACACGGGCTACCTGCCCATCaactcgtcctcggcctttgccaacgacggcaagcccTACGCCGTCCAGAAGATCGTCGCCGGCAAccgcctcgacctcgacaagtACCAGGCCTACTCGCCGCCCTTCTACTCGGCCGGCTACGTCCTCACCGTCGGCGCCAACTTTGCCTTTTACCCCGTCTACTTCCTCTACATCATGGTCAACCAGTGGAAGACGATTGGCAAGGCCTACGTCGACTTCTACAAGGGCCTGCGCCACGGCAAGGGCAACTACGAGGACGCCATGGACGTGCACAACCGCCAGATGGCCAGGTACAGCGAGGTCCCCGACTGGTggttcctcgtcatctttgtcggcgccatcgtcgtcagCGTCGTCTGGGCCGACATCTACCCCGTCGACGTGCCCGTCtggctcgtcttcctcgtcatcgccgtcaACCTCGTGTTCGCCGTGCCGCTGTCCTTCCTGTCCGCCACGACGGGCACCAACCTGGGCCTCGGGTCGCTCATCCAGATCATCACGGGGTTCCTGCTGCCCAACAACCCCAACGCCTTCCTGTTCGGCCAGACGCTGGGCAGCTGGGCGCTGGCCGGCTACGGGGACAACTACGTCCAGGACCAGAAGATGGCGCACTACTGCAAGATTGCGCCGCGGGCCGTGTTCCGGAGCCAGATCGGCACCATTGTCATTACGtgcttcgtcgccgtcgccacgcAAAACTTCATCCTCAACAACGTCGAGGGCCTGTGCACGCCCGACCAGCCGAGCCGCTTCACCTGCGCGGGCGACGGCGCTCCCCTCTACGCCAACTCCCTCATGTGGGGGCTCCTGGGCTCCGAGCGCATGTTCAACTCGGTCTACCCCTTGTTCAAGTGGTGCTTCCTCATcggggccgtcgtcgccgtcgtcttcctcgccgGCCAGGGCCTGGGGCCGAAATACCTACCCGGCGTGCGGGAGAGAATCCGGTCCCGAATGTCCCCCGCGCGCTTCCGTCGCCTCGACCGCACCCTGTTCCGCTTCGTCGCTTCCCTCATGTGGCTGAACCCGGTGCTCATCATCCAGGGCATTCAGCATTGGGCTCCGTCCAACATGGCCTACAAGACGCCTGGCTTCATCCTGTCCTACATCTTCATGTACTGGCTGCCGAGGCACCGCTTGGCCTGGTGGTCCAAGTACAACTACGTCCTGTCTGCCGCCCTGACGGCCGGTCTCGCTGTCAGCGCCTTGATCATGTTCTTTGCGGTTGGTTATCACCCCAAGAGCTTGAAGTGGTGGGGAAATACCGTGAGCACcgatggcattgatggccAGCAGGTGGGATGGCTGCCCATCCCCGAGAGAGGGTACTTTGGACCTGAGAAGGGCCATTTTCCGTAa
- the JEN1_1 gene encoding Carboxylic acid transporter, producing MAPRENEPADALAKGIIPTAKQSFKDLFIWRQRVVLSNEYGETRCEWRDPDRFVNPISLMAQLSAKNWLFFLVGFLSWTADAFDFHALSIQTKKLADYYGRSKTDITTAITLTLLLRSIGAAFFGLAGDKWGRKWPMVVNMLVLGLLQIATIYSQTFQQFLAVRSLFGLFMGGVYGNAIAMALEQCPSNARGLMSGILQQGYSFGYVLAACANLGVGGGTDTWKIVFWIAAGFSIAVGLVRILFPESQQFLEAKKNGKKAASPGAFWHDTVKMLKQEWKMCVYCIILMTWFNYFSHTSQDSYTTFMLTQKQLDNAGASRASILMKAGACVGGTILGYMSQFIGRRRTIISSCLMAAVLIPAWILPTGERALSATGFFMQFFVQGAWGVIPIHLNELSPVAFRSTFPGVTYQLGNMISSPSAQIVNAIAEKMFVTTPNGRRAEAYGPVMGIATAIIALGIVFTTMFGPERRGRDFENKVAGMTSEESSTKVMESEDEEKGRVELEERR from the exons ATGGCGCCGAGAGAGAATGAGCCCGCCGACGCTCTGGCTAAGGGTATTATTCCCACCGCAAAACAATCCTTCAAGGATTTGTTCATTTGGCGTCAACGTGTGGTCCTTTCCAACGAGTACGGAGAGACTCGTTGCGAATGGAGGGACCCCGACCGCTTCGTGAATCCCATTAGTCTTATGGCTCAACTATCCGCAAAGAACTGGCTCTTCTTCCTGGTTGGATTTTTGTCTTGGACGGCCGACGCATTCGACTTCCACGCCCTATCAATTCAGACCAAGAAGCTAGCGGATTACTACGGCCGTAGCAAGACTGACATTACCACCGCCATCACATTGACGCTGCTCCTTCGGTCGATTGGTGCAGCCTTCTTCGGTCTTGCAGGCGATAAATGGGGGCGCAAGTGGCCCATGGTGGTGAACATGCTTGTTCTCGGTCTTTTGCAAATTGCCACAATTTACAGCCAGACTTTTCAGCAGTTCCTAGCTGTCCGAAGTTTATTTGGTCTCTTCATGGGTGGTGTCTATGGAaatgccattgccatggccctcGAACAATGCCC ATCTAATGCTCGTGGCTTGATGTCTGGCATCTTGCAGCAGGGCTATTCGTTCGGCTATGTCTTGGCCGCGTGCGCCAaccttggcgttggcgggGGGACAGATACATGGAAGATTGTCTTCTGGATCGCTG CCGggttttccattgccgtcggcctcgtccgTATTCTGTTTCCTGAGTCGCAGCAGTTCttggaagccaagaagaatGGTAAGAAGGCAGCCAGCCCTGGTGCATTCTGGCATGACACCGTCAAGATGCTCAAGCAAGAGTGGAAGATGTGTGTATACTGTATCATTCTGATGACGTGGTTCAACTACTTTTCCCACACTTCGCAAGATTCATACACCACCTTCATGCTCACTCAGAAACAATTGGACAATGCTGGGGCCTCGAGAGCCTCGATTCTGATGAAGGCTGGTGCGTGTGTCGGCGGTACTATCTTGGGGTACATGTCGCAATTCATCGGCCGTCGTCGAACCATCATCAGTTCGTGCCTGATGGCGGCTGTTTTGATCCCAGCTTGGATTTTGCCCACTGGGGAACGTGCACTGAGCGCGACTGGTTTCTTCATGCAATTCTTCGTCCAGGGAGCTTGGGGTGTGATTCCCATTCACTTGAACGAGCTTTCTCCTGTGGCCTTCCGATCGACTTTCCCCGGCGTCACATATCAGCTTGGCAACATGATCTCTTCGCCTTCGGCACAGATTGTGAATGCCATTGCCGAGAAGATGTTTGTGACCACACCCAATGGCCGCAGGGCAGAAGCGTATGGACCAGTCATGGGCATCGCGACTGCCATTATTGCCCTTGGAatcgtcttcaccaccatGTTTGGTCCTGAGCGTCGTGGGCGCGATTTCGAAAATAAGGTTGCTGGCATGACTAGCGAGGAGTCGTCTACCAAGGTTATGGAAagtgaggacgaggagaagggTCGAGTTGAACTTGAGGAGAGAAGGTAA
- the Rraga gene encoding Ras-related GTP-binding protein A, which yields MTSHPDHPPADAGPSEVRNEVKKPKKKKVLLMGKSGSGKSSMRSIIFSNYIARDTRRLGATIDIDLSHVKFLGNLTLNLWDCGGQEAFMENYLSQQRVHVFSNVGVLIYVFDIESRDVDRDLATYVSILSALLQYSPAAKIYILIHKMDLVVPTARETVYDERVRTVKQKTAEYINSVGGDTSTVELTPFATSIWDQSLYKAWASIIHDLVPNLAVIERNLANLGVAIEAEELLLFERTSFLAVSSWTSTEGRRNPTEDRLERMSNIMKHFKQSISRFTGTPRNAEQFIRMEHKAGTRFNLFILKFTTNTYLMVVLPPGEARFNAAMLNCQIAIEHFKFLDGPAPHAITATVVPPASS from the exons ATGACGTCTCATCCGGACCACCCTCCCGCTGATGCGGGTCCATCCGAAGTCCGCAATGAAgtcaagaagcccaagaaaaagaaggtTCTCCTGATGGGCAAATCTGGATCTGGCAAGTCCTCCATGAGGAGCATCATCTTCAGCAACTACATTGCCCGAGATACTCGACGACT CGGCGCTACCATCGACATCGATCTCTCCCACGTAAAATTCCTCGGCAACCTCACCCTCAATCTCTGGGACtgcggcggccaagaagcctTCATGGAGAACTACCTCTCGCAACAACGCGTCCACGTCTTCTCCAACGTCGGCGTCCTCATCTACGTTTTCGACATTGAATCGCGCGACGTAGACCGCGACCTGGCAACCTACGTGTCCATCCTGTCCGCCCTCCTTCAATACTCGCCCGCCGCCAAAATCTACATCCTCATACACAAAATGGACCTTGTTGTCCCTACCGCCCGCGAAACCGTCTATGACGAGCGCGTGCGCACCGTCAAGCAAAAGACCGCCGAGTACATCAACTCTGTCGGCGGAGACACGAGCACTGTTGAACTTACGCCCTTTGCGACATCCATCTGGGACCAGAGCTTGTACAAGGCCTGGGCGTCCATCATCCACGACCTGGTGCCCAATCTGGCCGTCATTGAGCGCAACCTCGCCAATCTAGGCGTGGCAATCGAGGCGGAGGAGTTGCTGCTGTTTGAGCGGACGTCCTTCCTCGCAGTCTCGTCGTGGACGTCGACCGAGGGACGCCGGAATCCGACAGAGGACAGACTGGAGCGCATGTCGAACATCATGAAGCACTTTAAGCAGAGCATTTCGCGCTTTACGGGAACGCCTAGGAATGCAGAGCAATTTATTCGCATGGAGCATAAAGCGGGCACGCGCTTCAACTTGTTCATTTTGAAATTCACCACGAATACATATCTCATGGTGGTGCTTCCTCCGGGCGAGGCCAGATTCAACGCGGCAATGCTGAACTGTCAGATTGCGATTGAGCATTTCAAATTTCTGGATGGCCCGGCTCCACACGCCATAACTGCGACGGTCGTGCCCCCTGCGTCGTCATAG
- the ubx1 gene encoding UBX domain-containing protein 1, with amino-acid sequence MADNHDTPNREKLVQDFANMCNCSPEQATQYLDANQWDLIAACNSFFQDDDEARMQSGSGDSRPESAYSGPRTLDGRPAPAAASSSRGGPQTTSQPKRKGIATLGSLGSGAHAHDDEGDDDDDYEDDDDEGRGNLFAGGEKSGLAVQDPHQEGSQRKIISDILAKAAKANASRPDQSVDEPGPSGPSRFRGAGVTLGGEGVESRRIPGPLGAAPTSSAEPEERILHIWQNGFSIDDGELRRFDDPANQADLQMIKSGRAPLHLMNVQHDQRVDVKLHRHETPYKPPPKKYKPFSGTGQRLGSPVPGVGTPAPPAASTTTAPASSASASANREPSIDSSQPTVLIRIQMPDGTRLPARFNTTNTVGDVYGFVQGASPETRTRSWVLATTFPNKEHTDKDLVLGDMAEFKKGGTAVVKWT; translated from the exons ATGGCTGACAACCATGACACTCCCAACCGGGAGAAGCTTGTGCAAGACTTTGCAAACATGTGCAACTGCAGTCCGGAGCAG GCAACGCAGTACCTTGATGCCAATCAATGGGATCTTATTGCCGCTTGTAACAGCTTTTTCCaggacgatgacgaagcaAGGATGCAAAGCGGATCGGGCGATTCAAGGCCTGAGTCCGCGTATTCTGGGCCTCGTACGCTCGACGGGCGACCTGCTCCCGCCGCCGCTTCGTCTAGCAGAGGAGGTCCTCAGACGACGTCACAACCCAAGAGGAAAGGCATTGCGACGTTAGGGTCTCTTGGTAGCGGTGCCCATGCCCACGATGACGAGggagacgatgatgacgactacgaggacgacgatgatgagggcCGTGGCAATCTTTTTGCTGGCGGCGAGAAATCTGGACTTGCCGTACAGGACCCGCACCAAGAAGGTAGCCAAAGAAAAATCATCAGTGATAttctggccaaggcggcgaaAGC CAATGCATCCCGCCCCGATCAGTCTGTGGACGAACCTGGTCCGTCTGGTCCATCGCGCTTCCGCGGTGCTGGCGTCACACtaggcggcgagggcgttGAAAGCCGCAGGATTCCTGGTCCTCTGGGCGCTGCTCCTACATCCAGTGCCGAGCCTGAGGAGCGCATTCTACACATCTGGCAGAACGGTTTcagcattgatgatggggaaCTTCGACGATTTGACGACCCAGCCAATCAAGCGGATTTGCAAATGATAAAATCAGGCCGCGCTCCGCTACACTTAATGAATGTCCAACATGATCAGAGAGTCGACGTCAAGCTGCATCGGCACGAGACCCCCTACAAGCCACCGCCTAAGAAGTATAAGCCTTTCTCTGGAACAGGTCAGCGTCTGGGAAGTCCTGTACCTGGCGTTGGTACTCCCGCTCCGCCAGCTGCTTCCACAACCACAGCACCAGCctcatcggcatcagcatcggCAAACCGGGAGCCATCCATCGACTCTTCACAGCCTACCGTCCTGATCAGAATTCAGATGCCAGACGGAACGCGACTCCCAGCTCGCTTTAATACCACCAATACTGTGGGTGATGTCTATGGATTTGTCCAGGGGGCGTCGCCAGAGACTAGAACTCGGTCGTGGGTCCTCGCAACGACCTTCCCGAACAAGGAGCATACTGATAAAGACTTGGTATTGGGTGATATGGCGGAATTCAAAAAGGGCGGGACGGCTGTTGTCAAATGGACTTAG
- the TIM44 gene encoding Mitochondrial import protein 1, translating into MASEDPSSHLAESGITMHSDSEQYSPGEELSTSPESSGSPVILYKPPTVLSLIRGAAINLLLPFINGMMLGFGELFAHEAAFRLGWGGTKVFPMSRRRAHPIGPGIEVRERRRGPGPSLDDLASLE; encoded by the exons ATGGCCTCGGAAGATCCATCAAGTCACCTCGCCGAGTCTGGCATCACTATGCATTCTGACAGCGAACAATACTCCCCAGGCGAGGAGCTCTCAACCTCACCTGAGAGCTCGGGCTCTCCCGTCATTCTCTACAAGCCGCCCACTGTTTTGTCATTAATACGAGGCGCCGCTATCAACCTGCTGCTTCCTTTTATCAATGGTATGATGTTGGGATTCGGAGAGCTATTTGCTCACGAAGCTGCCTTTAGATTAGGTTGGGGAGGCACGAAG GTCTTTCCCATGTCACGAAGACGGGCGCACCCGATCGGCCCCGGTATTGAGGTCCGAgagcggcgacgaggaccagGACCTTCGTTGGATGACTTGGCAAGCTTGGAATAG
- the OXA1 gene encoding Mitochondrial inner membrane protein OXA1 — protein sequence MLGGVSSSRQFSLWGYGKKKTPEEEPVASKPETTTTTSEAGRPVDPTPENVVPSPPTEPAVPASEVDLSSISDIVNGQDILNMSEQIGYLKALGLDFGTGPTSVMQWALEHVHIYSGLGWGASIMATAVLLRCIMFYPQVRSLKFNAVMQNLRKDPRSQEAMKLVQQGFANQDNEMRQKGQYLNKMLKEQYGVNNWGMLWSFGQIPFTFGLFRIVSGMANVPVPAMETAGYLWFTDLTATDPYFILPAAGTALMVGALAINAKHTPESQKKMLKTMTYVFGAVGFIGTTFLSAAVNLMTVALGASTLITAIVLNNALVRRTVGLPPHPTASSTAPQKTTYEAPRAANTPEPGLRERLESSLNDMKKGMSDQITNYTGTYSGTDEEKAERKRKELMRKLEDTRKQQEREEFEKKYKTKS from the exons ATGCTCGGGGGCGTATCCTCATCTCGGCAGTTCTCACTCTGGGGCtacggcaagaagaagacacCCGAGGAAGAACCCGTGGCCTCAAAGCCGGAAACTACCACAACCACATCCGAGGCCGGCCGTCCCGTAGACCCAACCCCCGAAAACGTCGTCCCCTCGCCGCCCACCGAGCCCGCAGTCCCAGCGTCCGAAGTCGACCTCTCCTCCATTTCCGACATCGTCAACGGGCAGGACATTCTCAACATGTCCGAACAGATCGGATACCTGAAAGCCCTGGGTCTAGATTTCGGCACCGGCCCCACGTCTGTCATGCAATGGGCCCTCGAACACGTCCACATCTATAGCGGCCTCGGATGGGGggcttccatcatggccacggccgtgcTCCTACGCTGCATCATGTTCTACCCGCAGGTCCGCAGTCTCAAgttcaacgccgtcatgCAGAACCTGCGCAAGGACCCCCGGTCCCAAGAAGCCATGAAGTTGGTCCAGCAGGGCTTCGCAAACCAGGACAACGAGATGCGCCAAAAGGGCCAGTATCTGAACAAGATGCTCAAGGAACAGTACGGCGTCAACAACTGGGGCATGCTGTGGTCCTTTGGCCAGATCCCGTTCACATTTGGACTGTTCCGCATCGTCAGCGGCATGGCAAATGTTCCCGTGCCGGCCATGGAGACCGCCGGATACCTCTGGTTCACCGACCTGACGGCCACCGACCCATACTTCATCCTCCCTGCCGCCGGTACCGCTCTCATGGTCGGCGCCCTAGCC ATCAATGCCAAGCACACCCCCGAATCGCAAAAGAAGATGCTCAAAACAATGACCTACGTcttcggcgccgtcggcttCATCGGTACCACATTCctctccgccgccgtcaacctCATGACTGTTGCCCTCGGCGCATCCACCCTCATCACCGCCATCGTCCTCAACAACGCCCTCGTCCGACGAACCGTCGGCCTACCCCCCCACCCTACCGCCTCATCCACCGCCCCCCAGAAAACCACGTACGAGGCTCCCCGTGCCGCCAACACCCCCGAGCCTGGTCTCCGAGAACGTCTCGAATCCAGCCTCAACGACATGAAGAAGGGCATGTCTGACCAAATCACAAATTACACGGGAACGTATAGCGGCACCGACGAGGAAAAGGCTGAGAGGAAGCGAAAGGAGCTGATGCGCAAGCTGGAGGATACCCGCAAGCAGCAGGAGCGTGAGGAATTTGAGAAAAAGTACAAGACAAAGAGCTAG
- the URC4 gene encoding Uracil catabolism protein 4 has product MGFFSRKDKAPKGNSSILASQSTTSVASGNSRGIGNRTSAGSFTSAGTPLSPMSPIKLPKVDLPRPPDPQLDPVGYLRSLGAVRERSKIIMDKATRNELNHFDVDLAKLPNVVTFVSGLIKRDYEAPFNTIPGHGRYQHFCVGDRDRVKELLDSWPESVDSTERCRRLIDLFLVSVLLDAGAGTQWSYKSTENGKIYRRSEGLAVASLEMFKEGLFSGNASNKFQVDKDGLKALTVEKLEAGLQSRPGAELAGLKGRTELLIRLAGALSDKTEYFGADGRPGNMIDHLLSHPSTQASSMLIVPLPVLWNVLMNGLAPIWPPSRTALNGVSLGDAWPCQAMPNPGAASWESILPFHKLTQWLTYSLMQPMQSLLNMHFAGTELLTGLPEYRNGGLFVDVGVLNLKKDDMERGLQNYADYCRRTGHDGVEVAPMFEPSDDVVVEWRGATVGLLDLLCAEVNKHLKNELAGNEMTLPQLLEAGSWKGGREIAEINRPNTKEPPILIDSDGTVF; this is encoded by the exons ATGGGCTTCTTTTCTCGAAAGGACAAGGCCCCCAAGGGTAACTCATCCATTCTAGCTTCTCAGTCAACAACCAGCGTTGCCTCTGGAAACTCACGAGGCATCGGAAACCGCACCTCAGCCGGAAGTTTCACGTCAGCAGGCACACCGCTATCACCAATGTCGCCGATCAAGTTGCCCAAAGTCGATCTTCCTCGACCCCCGGATCCTCAGTTGGACCCTGTCGGATACCTCCGCAGCTTAGGTGCCGTGAGGGAGAGGAGCAAGATTATCATGGACAAGGCGACGCGCAACGAACTCAATCACTTTGATGTTGATCTCGCCAAGTTGCCCAATGTCGTCACCTTTGTTTCTGGCCTAATCAAG CGGGACTACGAGGCACCTTTTAACACTATACCCGGGCATGGACGATATCAGCATTTTTGCGTCGGCGATCGTGATCGCGTTAAGGAGTTGCTCGATTCCTGGCCAGAGTCTGTTGACAGCACCGAGCGTTGTCGTCGACTGATTGACCTGTTCTTGGTCAGCGTACTGTTGGATGCTGGTGCCGGTACTCAGTGGAGCTACAAGAGCACGGAGAATGGGAAGATTTATCGACGCTCCGAAGGGTTGGCCGTCGCCAGCTTAGAAATGTTCAAAGAG GGTCTCTTCTCCGGAAATGCAAGCAACAAGTTCCAAGTCGACAAAGATGGACTCAAAGCCTTGACTGTGGAAAAGCTTGAAGCAGGGCTTCAATCTCGCCCCGGGGCCGAACTGGCTGGCCTAAAGGGTCGCACCGAGCTCCTCATCCGGCTTGCCGGCGCTCTCAGTGATAAGACTGAGTACTTTGGTGCAGATGGCAGACCTGGTAATATGATCG ACCACCTGCTTTCACACCCTTCAACACAGGCGTCTTCCATGTTAATTGTGCCGTTGCCGGTCCTATGGAACGTCTTAATGAATGGTTTAGCTCCTATCTGGCCCCCATCACGAACAGCCTTAAATGGCGTATCCCTTGGAGATGCATGGCCTTGCCAAGCTATGCCCAATCCTGGTGCCGCATCCTGGGAATCGATCTTGCCGTTCCACAAGCTCACCCAATGGCTCACATACTCTCTCATGCAGCCAATGCAATCGCTCCTGAACATGCACTTCGCTGGTACTGAATTACTTACTGGTTTGCCAGAGTACCGTAACGGCGGGCTGTTTGTAGATGTTGGTGTACTGAATTTGAAGAAGGATGACATGGAGCGCGGTCTCCAGAATTACGCCGATTATTGCCGCCGGACTGGCCATGACGGGGTGGAGGTAGCCCCCATGTTTGAGCCTAGCGACGATGTCGTGGTTGAATGGCGTGGCGCAACAGTCGGTCTGCTTGATTTGCTCTGTGCAGAAGTCAATAAGCATCTCAAAAATGAACTTGCTGGTAATGAGATGACTCTGCCCCAGCTCCTGGAAGCGGGAAGTTGGAAG GGAGGCCGCGAAATCGCCGAGATCAACCGGCCAAACACCAAGGAGCCGCCAATCCTGATTGACAGTGACGGAACCGTATTCTAA
- the FAL1 gene encoding ATP-dependent RNA helicase FAL1, translating to MAEGAGGIDRKADERMEFSTSKEVTVHPTFESMSLKENLLRGIYAYGYESPSAVQSRAIVQVCKGRDTIAQAQSGTGKTATFSISMLQVIDTAVRETQALVLSPTRELATQIQSVVMALGDYMNVQCHACIGGTNVGEDIRKLDYGQHIVSGTPGRVADMIRRRHLRTRHIKMLVLDEADELLNKGFREQIYDVYRYLPPATQVVVVSATLPYDVLDMTTKFMTDPVRILVKRDELTLEGLKQYFIAVEKEDWKFDTLCDLYDTLTITQAVIFCNTRRKVDWLTDKMREANFTVSSMHGDMPQKERDSIMQDFRQGNSRVLISTDVWARGIDVQQVSLVINYDLPSNRENYIHRIGRSGRFGRKGVAINFVTTEDVRILRDIELYYSTQIDEMPMNVADLIA from the exons ATGGCTGAAGGCGCCGGAGGAATTGACCGCAAGGCGGATGAGAGGATGGAATTTTCCACCTCCAAAGAAGTCACCGTCCACCCTACTTTCGAGTCGATGTCTTTGAAGG AGAACCTTCTTCGTGGCATCTATGCGTACGGCTATGAATCCCCATCTGCCGTCCAATCCCGAGCCATCGTCCAAGTGTGCAAGGGACGCGACACAATCGCACAAGCACAGTCAGGCACTGGCAAAACGGCGACCTTTTCGATTAGTATGCTGCAGGTCATCGACACTGCCGTGCGCGAAACACAGGCTCTAGTCCTTTCACCGACCCGTGAATTGGCTACTCAAATCCAATCCGTCGTTATGGCTCTTGGTGACTACATGAACGTCCAATGCCACGCCTGCATTGGTGGCACCAACGTCGGCGAAGATATCCGCAAGCTCGACTATGGTCAGCATATCGTGTCGGGGACCCCTGGACGTGTTGCCGATATGATTCGGAGACGCCACCTACGAACAAGGCACATCAAGATGCTAGTACTGGACGAAGCCGATGAATTGCTTAACAAGGGCTTCCGGGAACAAATCTACGATGTCTACAGATACCTGCCCCCGGCAACACAAGTCGTGGTTGTCAGCGCCACCCTGCCATACGACGTGTTGGACATGACAACCAAGTTCATGACCGACCCTGTCCGAATTCTTGTCAAGCGTGATGAGCTGACCCTCGAGGGTCTGAAACAGTACTTCATTGCCGTGGAGAAGGAGGATTGGAAGTTCGATACCCTGTGCGATTTGTACGATACCCTGACCATTACACAAGCCGTCATCTTCTGCAACACGCGCCGCAAGGTTGACTGGCTCACCGACAAGATGCGCGAGGCCAACTTCACCGTCAGCAGCATGCATGGCGATATGCCGCAAAAGGAACGGGATAGCATCATGCAGGACTTCCGGCAGGGCAACAGTCGAGTCCTCATCTCAACCGATGTTTGGGCCCGTGGCATCGATGTGCAACAAGTCAGTCTAGTTATTAACTACGACTTGCCTAGCAATCGTGAGAACTACATCCACCGCATTGGCCGAAGTGGCCGGTTCGGTCGCAAGGGCGTAGCCATCAACTTTGTTACGACCGAAGATGTGCGCATCTTGAGAGATATCGAGT TGTATTACTCAACTCAGATTGATGAAATGCCCATGAACGTGGCTGATCTCATTGCATAA